The Listeria welshimeri serovar 6b str. SLCC5334 genome has a window encoding:
- the serC gene encoding 3-phosphoserine/phosphohydroxythreonine transaminase gives MERIYNFSAGPAVLPVPVLEKVQRELLSYNGSGMSVMELSHRSELFQNILDDAESLIRELMEIPENYKVLFLQGGASLQFDMVPMNLANGKKAVYVNTGSWAKKAISEAKKIQGVEVEVIASSEDRNFSYIPEIPAVSSDAAYLHVTTNNTIEGTAMFDVPNSTVPIVADMSSNILSSVYDVEKFGLIYAGAQKNIGPAGLTLVIVREDLIGQVEGLPSMLDFKVQAENGSMYNTPPTFAIYVAKLVFEWIKEHGGVAGIEALNRKKAALLYDYIDQSDFFSSPVEPSARSLTNIPFVTNSAEFDKAFVKEAEANGFKNLKGHRSVGGMRASLYNAFPVEGVEALIAFMEKFANARKGGEVRV, from the coding sequence GTGGAACGTATTTATAATTTTTCGGCAGGTCCGGCAGTTTTACCAGTACCGGTACTTGAAAAGGTTCAAAGGGAGCTACTCTCTTATAATGGTTCGGGAATGTCAGTAATGGAGCTGAGTCACAGGTCAGAATTATTTCAAAACATACTAGACGATGCGGAAAGTTTAATCCGAGAATTGATGGAGATTCCAGAAAATTACAAAGTACTATTTTTGCAAGGTGGCGCGAGTTTGCAATTTGATATGGTGCCGATGAATCTTGCAAATGGCAAAAAAGCAGTGTATGTAAATACGGGATCTTGGGCAAAGAAAGCAATTTCAGAAGCTAAAAAAATTCAAGGTGTTGAGGTAGAAGTCATTGCCTCATCAGAAGACCGCAATTTCAGCTATATTCCTGAAATTCCTGCAGTTTCGAGTGATGCGGCCTACTTACATGTAACAACAAATAATACAATCGAAGGAACAGCAATGTTTGATGTACCAAATTCAACTGTCCCAATTGTTGCAGATATGTCTTCTAATATTTTATCAAGTGTTTATGATGTGGAAAAATTCGGCTTAATTTATGCGGGAGCACAAAAGAATATTGGTCCTGCTGGGTTAACGCTTGTCATCGTGCGTGAAGATTTAATCGGGCAAGTAGAGGGACTTCCTTCTATGTTAGATTTTAAAGTACAGGCCGAAAATGGTTCCATGTACAACACGCCACCGACTTTCGCTATTTATGTAGCAAAATTAGTGTTCGAATGGATTAAAGAGCATGGTGGGGTTGCTGGGATTGAAGCGTTAAATCGCAAAAAAGCAGCATTATTATATGATTATATTGATCAATCGGATTTCTTTTCTTCACCGGTCGAACCTTCTGCAAGATCCCTCACGAATATTCCTTTTGTGACGAATTCTGCAGAGTTTGATAAAGCTTTTGTAAAAGAAGCTGAAGCAAATGGTTTTAAAAACTTGAAAGGACATCGCTCCGTGGGCGGTATGCGAGCAAGTCTTTACAATGCATTTCCAGTGGAAGGAGTAGAAGCACTAATCGCCTTTATGGAAAAATTTGCAAATGCAAGAAAAGGGGGAGAAGTACGTGTTTAA
- a CDS encoding lmo2826 family MFS transporter, whose protein sequence is MENKTRLWTKDYIFLLIGSVLLYIGFMVFMPTLPARIIELGGTQMEASLAVGLFSIVALLMRAIAGSWNDKFGPKVLIIVGFLILILTTVNFYWSTAVAALLILRLFHGAGWGIGTTSIATGVSKLVPPSRTGEGIGFYGLTTALGMSLAPIIAILIMNYFSFDVLVTFSLVLMVFILILMTQVKIPKSEKVVQQKMKLFEKTALLPAGLCLLMAIPLGGIQTFMMVYGTELGISTTWVYFIGQAIMVLVSRLFAGRLYDTKGHRFVIIPGALAMIVGILILSFATGAISLFVASLFFGLGYGMSQPALQALAIDRAAPHNKGTANGTFLSGMDIGMAVGSFGLSIVATYYNYAIMYRTAIIALVVFFVVYWFTLGRKLKIS, encoded by the coding sequence TTGGAAAACAAGACAAGACTTTGGACGAAGGACTATATATTTTTATTAATAGGAAGTGTACTTTTATATATTGGATTTATGGTGTTTATGCCAACGTTACCGGCCAGAATTATTGAGCTTGGTGGAACTCAGATGGAAGCAAGTCTAGCAGTAGGTCTATTTTCAATTGTAGCGCTACTTATGCGAGCGATTGCTGGAAGTTGGAATGATAAATTTGGACCTAAAGTGCTGATTATCGTTGGATTTTTAATTTTAATTTTAACGACTGTCAATTTTTATTGGTCAACAGCAGTTGCAGCTTTACTTATATTGCGACTTTTTCACGGAGCTGGTTGGGGAATTGGTACAACATCCATTGCAACAGGAGTTTCTAAATTAGTTCCCCCGAGCAGAACCGGTGAGGGAATTGGCTTTTATGGGCTTACGACTGCGCTTGGAATGTCACTGGCGCCGATTATCGCTATTTTAATTATGAATTATTTTTCTTTTGATGTATTAGTGACGTTTTCGCTTGTTTTGATGGTATTTATCCTAATCTTGATGACACAGGTGAAAATTCCAAAATCAGAAAAAGTCGTACAACAAAAAATGAAGCTATTTGAGAAAACGGCTTTACTTCCGGCTGGATTGTGTTTATTGATGGCAATTCCGCTTGGGGGTATTCAGACGTTTATGATGGTATATGGAACGGAACTTGGTATTTCGACAACGTGGGTATATTTTATTGGGCAAGCAATTATGGTGCTTGTAAGTCGTTTGTTTGCTGGACGATTGTATGATACGAAAGGACATCGTTTTGTCATTATTCCCGGGGCATTAGCAATGATAGTAGGAATCTTGATTCTTTCTTTTGCAACTGGTGCAATTAGTCTGTTTGTAGCCTCACTATTTTTTGGATTAGGTTATGGAATGTCCCAACCTGCACTTCAGGCACTAGCTATTGACCGGGCGGCTCCTCACAACAAAGGAACAGCAAACGGTACATTTCTATCTGGCATGGACATTGGGATGGCAGTAGGGAGTTTTGGTCTAAGCATTGTGGCGACCTACTATAATTACGCCATTATGTACCGCACAGCAATAATAGCGCTGGTCGTATTTTTTGTTGTATATTGGTTTACTTTAGGGCGGAAATTGAAAATTAGCTAA
- a CDS encoding MarR family winged helix-turn-helix transcriptional regulator, translating into MRGYYDEISFEVNTTAKKMHLFLLRSIASYDVTPEQWSILEGIEANEPISQKEIALWTKKDTPTVNRIVDVLLRKELIVRKVSTEDRRISLLSLTEKGRKETNALRDIVEESCEKMFEGIAKADVEQFTAILKSISTNIE; encoded by the coding sequence ATGCGCGGCTATTATGATGAAATATCTTTTGAAGTAAATACAACAGCGAAGAAAATGCACTTATTTTTGCTACGCTCCATTGCAAGTTATGATGTAACTCCTGAGCAGTGGTCTATTTTGGAAGGAATTGAAGCAAATGAACCAATTTCTCAAAAAGAGATTGCGCTATGGACAAAAAAGGATACACCAACAGTGAATCGGATTGTAGATGTTTTGCTTAGAAAAGAGCTTATTGTACGGAAGGTTAGCACGGAAGACAGACGTATTTCACTTTTATCATTAACTGAAAAAGGTAGAAAAGAAACCAATGCGTTAAGAGATATTGTGGAAGAAAGTTGTGAAAAAATGTTTGAGGGAATAGCGAAAGCGGATGTGGAACAATTCACAGCCATTTTGAAGAGCATTTCTACTAATATAGAGTAA
- a CDS encoding nitroreductase family protein — protein MTNTFLDSIKVRRSIYALDKNVSVEDSKIEELIKDAVKYSPSSFNSQSSRAVILLGENHDKLWNIVVDTLRAIVPAENFAATEEKVGSFRAGYGTVLFFEDNAVIEGLQENFALYADNFPIWSEQSSGIAQHSVWVALANAGIGASLQHYNPLIDDAVKAEWNIPASWNLRAQMPFGNIVQEAGEKEFIDDADRFRVFK, from the coding sequence ATGACTAATACATTTTTAGATTCTATTAAAGTTCGTCGTTCCATTTATGCACTAGATAAAAACGTTTCTGTAGAGGATTCCAAAATTGAAGAACTTATTAAAGACGCTGTTAAATATAGCCCATCATCTTTCAACTCACAAAGTTCTCGTGCAGTTATTCTTTTAGGAGAAAACCATGATAAACTGTGGAATATCGTAGTGGATACATTACGCGCTATCGTACCTGCTGAAAATTTTGCAGCTACTGAAGAAAAAGTTGGTTCTTTCCGCGCTGGATACGGAACAGTTCTTTTCTTTGAAGATAATGCTGTTATCGAAGGCTTGCAAGAAAATTTTGCATTATACGCTGATAACTTCCCTATATGGTCTGAACAATCTTCAGGTATAGCACAACATTCCGTATGGGTTGCTCTTGCAAACGCTGGAATCGGTGCATCTCTTCAACATTATAACCCACTAATTGATGATGCTGTTAAAGCTGAATGGAATATCCCTGCAAGCTGGAATTTACGCGCTCAAATGCCATTTGGTAATATCGTACAAGAAGCTGGCGAAAAAGAATTCATTGATGACGCTGATCGTTTCCGCGTTTTCAAATAA
- a CDS encoding thioredoxin family protein, whose amino-acid sequence MAIIFAKEDNLEEIISSHPKILLNFWAEWCAPCRCFWPTLEQFSEMEEGNVQVVKINVDKQRALAQKFDVKGIPNSLVLVDGEIKGAIAGIVSCDELRSRFKSLAK is encoded by the coding sequence ATGGCGATTATTTTTGCAAAAGAAGACAACTTGGAAGAGATTATTAGTAGCCATCCTAAAATATTACTTAATTTTTGGGCAGAATGGTGTGCACCGTGCCGCTGTTTTTGGCCAACACTGGAGCAATTTTCTGAGATGGAAGAAGGTAATGTACAAGTTGTGAAAATTAATGTAGATAAACAACGCGCATTAGCTCAGAAGTTTGATGTAAAAGGTATACCTAATTCGCTTGTTCTTGTTGATGGAGAAATTAAAGGTGCTATTGCTGGTATAGTTAGTTGTGATGAACTCAGAAGCAGATTCAAAAGTTTAGCAAAATAA
- the pgmB gene encoding beta-phosphoglucomutase — protein MTTALKGVVFDLDGVITDTAHYHYLAWKKTAENIGIEFDEAFNENLKGVSRIDSLLLILKKDGRENDFTEEQIETLAAEKNEFYVSLLQEITPADVLPGIKELIVDLKKQNLKCAIASVSKNARKVLNALEMEQAFDYIVDAAKITKSKPDPEIFVEACRGLGLETAEVVGIEDAQAGIEAINAAGIVSVGVGSGLRDADMTVKNTGLLDLRILEILHSK, from the coding sequence ATGACAACAGCATTAAAAGGAGTAGTATTCGATTTAGATGGTGTCATCACAGATACAGCGCATTATCATTACTTAGCATGGAAAAAAACAGCGGAGAATATCGGAATTGAATTTGATGAAGCATTTAATGAAAATTTAAAAGGAGTGAGTAGAATTGACTCCCTGCTTCTTATTTTAAAGAAAGATGGTCGTGAAAATGACTTTACTGAAGAACAAATTGAAACACTTGCGGCAGAAAAAAATGAATTCTATGTAAGCTTACTTCAGGAAATTACGCCAGCAGACGTTTTGCCTGGAATTAAAGAACTTATTGTAGACTTAAAAAAACAAAATTTAAAATGTGCTATAGCTTCTGTTTCAAAAAATGCTCGTAAGGTTTTAAATGCTTTAGAAATGGAGCAAGCGTTTGATTATATTGTTGATGCAGCAAAAATCACTAAATCTAAACCTGATCCAGAAATTTTTGTGGAAGCATGTCGTGGTTTGGGTCTTGAGACAGCAGAAGTAGTTGGAATTGAAGATGCTCAAGCCGGAATTGAAGCAATCAATGCAGCTGGAATTGTAAGTGTAGGTGTTGGTTCCGGACTTCGTGATGCCGATATGACAGTGAAAAATACCGGTTTGCTAGATTTACGTATTTTAGAGATATTACATAGCAAATAA
- a CDS encoding glycerate kinase: protein MKIVIAPDSFKESLTAHEVAEYIKEGFQEIYPDADYHLLPVGDGGEGTLEVLSKALDAKTTQTTVSGPFGDPVLAKVAFTEGNETALIEMAEVCGLHLVPGSERNPLQVSTKGVGELILHAMKKGATEIIVGIGGSASNDGGIGMASALGYEFLDAENNIINPIGANLEHIATIRSENVPAELKNIVINIVTDVENPLCGKDGASYVFGPQKGLATTDLASADEAMRHFYQLANPAMITTPRAGAGGGIGAGLATFAKANLLSGIDFVIDALEIKAVCRDADLVIVGEGKMDGQTAQGKAPVGVAKEVPAEIPVFAICGSVGEGLEAVYEAGISAVFPSIAKPATLEKILKETPNNLRRTARNVAAVWKGRVE from the coding sequence ATGAAAATTGTCATTGCACCTGATTCATTCAAAGAAAGTTTGACGGCGCATGAGGTGGCAGAGTATATTAAAGAGGGCTTTCAAGAAATTTATCCAGATGCAGATTATCATTTACTCCCTGTTGGCGATGGGGGCGAAGGTACACTCGAGGTTTTAAGTAAAGCTTTGGATGCGAAAACGACACAAACCACAGTTTCTGGCCCATTTGGCGACCCTGTTTTAGCAAAAGTTGCTTTTACAGAAGGAAATGAAACAGCGCTGATTGAAATGGCAGAGGTTTGTGGTTTGCATTTAGTCCCTGGGAGCGAACGCAACCCACTTCAAGTAAGCACCAAAGGAGTGGGCGAACTAATTTTGCATGCGATGAAAAAAGGGGCAACCGAAATTATTGTTGGCATTGGTGGAAGCGCTTCAAATGATGGCGGAATCGGCATGGCTAGTGCGCTTGGTTATGAATTTCTAGACGCAGAAAATAACATCATTAATCCTATTGGAGCAAATTTAGAGCATATCGCAACTATTCGCTCCGAAAATGTACCTGCTGAACTAAAAAATATCGTGATAAATATAGTAACGGATGTCGAAAATCCACTTTGCGGAAAAGATGGGGCATCGTATGTATTTGGTCCGCAAAAAGGGTTAGCAACAACTGATTTAGCAAGTGCAGATGAGGCCATGCGCCATTTTTATCAATTAGCAAATCCAGCAATGATTACAACACCACGAGCTGGAGCGGGGGGCGGAATTGGAGCAGGGCTAGCCACATTTGCAAAAGCCAACTTGTTATCAGGAATTGACTTTGTAATTGATGCACTAGAAATTAAAGCCGTATGCAGAGATGCTGATTTAGTCATCGTTGGTGAAGGGAAAATGGACGGGCAAACGGCTCAAGGAAAAGCACCAGTAGGAGTTGCGAAAGAAGTGCCAGCTGAAATCCCAGTTTTTGCAATATGTGGAAGTGTAGGAGAAGGCCTTGAAGCAGTTTATGAGGCCGGAATTAGCGCGGTATTCCCCTCTATTGCCAAACCAGCAACTTTAGAAAAAATACTTAAAGAAACCCCAAATAATTTAAGAAGAACCGCGCGAAATGTTGCGGCAGTTTGGAAAGGAAGAGTAGAATGA
- a CDS encoding glycoside hydrolase family 65 protein yields the protein MRKIIEKEFALNYLNKYGSQMTVGNGYLGVRGALEEEYPEQVRGMYVAGIYNRPSGSTSSELVNLPDVTRFQVMLDDEVFSMQAGKVHAYERYLDMNTGELIRKITWESSNGKHYQLNFYRFASKVAKHMIAAKVEITPLSENTRVKVKTGIDAQQTNFGTQQLAESSLRIFDEKLMVGEYETIESKQRITVATKVSEKGIFTAKNRQLMTDVEQKVTANQTFTLEKISLVKTSLDEVDTEFPNTTYAELKLTSEAAWQDFWAHASVRVESTNDFDQFALDFACYHLEIMTPKNDFRCSVGAKGLTGEGYKGHVFWDTEIFIMPFFLYNQPEIAKQLLQYRYLHLKEAKEKALKNGYKGALYPWESAFTGEEETPEFAAINIRTGTRQKVASAISEHHLVADIAYAVCEYEVATSDAQFMVEYGAELLLETAEFWISRATSRNGRLEILDVIGPDEYTEHIDNNTYTNYMAHYNVKKALEWNKENTDFEARAKIFLENLYLPVANESGLIPQDDTFLQKDWINLDKYKAAQGTQGILLDYSRQEVNELQILKQADLVMLFYLFPKMFKAEMVKENLRYYEERTIHDSSLSKAIHAIVENRVGNREQAYQFFQEACLIDLGSEPHSSDDGLHAASLGAIWLAVVFGFAGMDTSGELLEITPNLPNKWKSIAFEFVWKGEQITVKMMPNTLQLSKSTKTVLELNIYGEKQQLTDILTINLERKDESL from the coding sequence ATGAGGAAAATAATCGAGAAGGAATTTGCATTAAACTATTTGAATAAATACGGTAGCCAAATGACTGTGGGAAATGGCTATTTGGGTGTGCGAGGTGCTCTAGAAGAAGAATATCCTGAGCAAGTTCGTGGTATGTATGTGGCGGGAATTTACAATCGACCGAGTGGTTCGACAAGTTCAGAACTCGTTAATTTGCCTGATGTGACGCGGTTCCAAGTGATGCTTGATGATGAAGTTTTTTCAATGCAAGCGGGGAAAGTTCACGCTTATGAACGTTACTTAGATATGAATACAGGTGAGCTAATTCGAAAAATCACTTGGGAGAGCAGCAATGGAAAACATTATCAACTAAACTTTTACCGATTTGCTTCAAAAGTTGCGAAACACATGATTGCGGCCAAAGTAGAAATAACACCTTTGAGTGAGAACACGAGAGTGAAAGTGAAAACTGGTATTGACGCGCAACAAACCAATTTTGGAACGCAGCAATTGGCGGAATCTAGTCTACGAATTTTCGACGAGAAGCTAATGGTTGGAGAATACGAGACGATTGAAAGTAAACAACGCATTACGGTAGCAACCAAAGTGAGTGAAAAAGGGATTTTTACTGCGAAGAACAGACAATTAATGACGGACGTCGAACAAAAAGTAACTGCTAATCAAACGTTTACTCTAGAGAAAATAAGTCTAGTTAAAACATCTCTTGATGAAGTCGATACCGAATTTCCAAATACAACTTATGCAGAACTAAAATTAACTTCGGAAGCTGCTTGGCAAGATTTCTGGGCGCATGCGAGTGTTCGCGTCGAGAGCACGAACGATTTCGACCAGTTCGCGCTAGATTTTGCATGCTATCATTTGGAAATTATGACCCCAAAAAATGATTTTCGCTGTAGTGTTGGTGCAAAAGGACTTACAGGGGAAGGTTACAAAGGACACGTTTTCTGGGATACAGAAATTTTTATTATGCCATTTTTTCTTTATAATCAGCCGGAAATTGCTAAACAACTGCTACAATATCGTTATCTTCATTTGAAAGAAGCCAAAGAAAAAGCACTTAAGAACGGTTATAAAGGGGCACTTTATCCGTGGGAGAGTGCGTTTACTGGTGAAGAAGAAACGCCAGAATTTGCTGCAATTAACATTCGAACTGGAACACGTCAAAAGGTGGCTTCTGCAATTTCAGAGCACCATTTAGTGGCAGACATTGCATATGCAGTTTGTGAATATGAAGTTGCAACAAGTGATGCGCAATTTATGGTAGAGTATGGCGCGGAACTGCTTCTTGAAACAGCTGAGTTTTGGATAAGTCGTGCTACTAGTCGTAATGGTCGACTGGAAATCCTTGATGTGATTGGGCCGGATGAATACACAGAGCATATTGATAATAATACTTACACCAATTACATGGCACACTACAATGTGAAAAAGGCATTGGAATGGAACAAAGAGAATACAGATTTCGAAGCGCGTGCAAAAATATTCTTAGAAAATCTATACTTACCAGTCGCAAATGAATCTGGCTTAATTCCGCAAGATGATACTTTCTTACAAAAAGATTGGATAAACTTAGATAAATATAAAGCAGCACAAGGAACACAAGGAATTTTACTCGATTATTCGCGTCAAGAAGTGAACGAATTGCAAATTTTAAAGCAAGCTGATCTAGTAATGCTATTTTATTTATTTCCTAAAATGTTTAAGGCGGAGATGGTTAAGGAAAATCTGCGCTATTATGAAGAACGAACGATTCATGATTCTTCTTTAAGCAAAGCAATCCATGCTATTGTAGAAAATCGAGTTGGAAATCGCGAACAGGCCTATCAATTTTTCCAAGAAGCTTGTTTGATTGACCTTGGAAGTGAACCTCATTCATCAGATGACGGGCTTCATGCAGCATCACTTGGGGCCATTTGGCTAGCGGTGGTTTTTGGATTTGCTGGAATGGACACTAGTGGAGAATTACTTGAAATCACGCCAAATTTACCGAATAAGTGGAAATCTATTGCGTTTGAATTTGTTTGGAAAGGTGAACAAATCACAGTGAAGATGATGCCAAACACGTTACAACTTTCAAAAAGCACAAAAACCGTGCTAGAATTAAATATCTACGGAGAAAAACAACAACTAACTGATATATTAACCATCAACTTGGAACGGAAGGATGAGTCTTTATGA
- a CDS encoding Gfo/Idh/MocA family protein gives MKKKVAIIGAGQVAEKVHAAYYKTRDELELVAVCDPSMERGEEFRVKNGFHKHYATAEEMFAVEKIDIVSICTPNRFHFDNVMLSLGHGAAVMCEKPPAMSASEAKAMWELADEKKVILAYDFHHRFSSEAQFLKQNVALLGEIYCVKATALRRSGVPGWGTFTNKEMQGGGPLIDMGIHMLDAAMFVLGFPKVKKVTAKSFQKIGTKKSMGTFGSWDPTKYTVEDSLFGFIELENGGLIELDTSFALHIKPENMLNVDFFGDLAGGSLYPAEIYTDNAGEFELLANKEEPDENKHENSMKAFVDSVLGEGEVELAGAEQGYRIQKIVESLYESAEKGESVSL, from the coding sequence ATGAAGAAAAAAGTGGCAATTATAGGGGCTGGACAAGTCGCAGAAAAAGTCCATGCGGCATATTATAAAACACGAGATGAGCTGGAACTTGTGGCTGTTTGTGATCCAAGTATGGAACGCGGTGAAGAATTTCGTGTGAAAAATGGTTTCCATAAACATTATGCTACAGCGGAAGAAATGTTTGCTGTAGAAAAAATTGATATCGTTAGTATTTGTACGCCTAATCGCTTTCATTTTGATAATGTCATGTTGTCACTCGGGCATGGTGCTGCGGTTATGTGTGAAAAACCACCCGCAATGAGTGCCTCGGAAGCAAAAGCAATGTGGGAACTGGCTGATGAGAAAAAGGTGATTTTGGCATATGATTTTCACCATCGTTTTTCCAGTGAAGCTCAGTTCTTAAAACAAAATGTGGCACTTTTAGGTGAGATTTATTGTGTGAAAGCAACTGCGCTTCGACGTTCTGGTGTACCAGGTTGGGGAACATTTACGAATAAAGAAATGCAGGGCGGCGGTCCGCTAATTGATATGGGAATTCATATGCTCGACGCGGCGATGTTTGTCCTTGGTTTCCCAAAAGTAAAGAAAGTAACAGCAAAAAGTTTTCAAAAAATCGGTACAAAGAAAAGCATGGGCACATTTGGTTCATGGGATCCGACTAAATACACTGTAGAAGATTCTCTATTTGGTTTTATTGAACTGGAAAACGGTGGATTGATCGAACTAGATACTTCTTTTGCGTTACATATTAAGCCAGAAAACATGCTAAATGTTGATTTTTTTGGTGATTTAGCAGGAGGAAGTTTATATCCAGCTGAAATTTATACAGATAACGCAGGAGAATTCGAGTTGTTAGCTAACAAGGAAGAACCTGATGAAAATAAACACGAAAACAGCATGAAAGCCTTTGTTGATAGCGTTCTTGGTGAAGGAGAAGTAGAGCTAGCGGGTGCAGAACAAGGTTATAGAATACAAAAAATTGTTGAAAGTTTATACGAATCGGCAGAAAAAGGTGAGAGTGTTTCTTTATGA
- a CDS encoding sugar phosphate isomerase/epimerase family protein codes for MKLGTQNQAFFPENIEEKFAYVKKMGFEGFEIDGKLLVENLDEVKKAIKKTGLPVSTACGGYDGWIGDFIEERRLNGLEEIKAILEALAEVGGQGIVVPAAWGMFTYRLPPMVSPRSQAGDFKAVSESLIYLDKIAGETGTKVYLEPLNRYQDHMINLLSDAQKYIDENHLKNVEIIADFYHMNIEEDSIPAALETYKNSIGHIHVADNHRYQPGSGSLDFKTSFDQLKKNGYDGFLTFECRVRSENPEQAYKDALEYLKSCLI; via the coding sequence ATGAAATTAGGCACACAAAACCAAGCATTTTTCCCGGAAAATATAGAAGAAAAATTTGCTTATGTTAAAAAAATGGGCTTTGAAGGCTTTGAAATTGATGGTAAATTACTTGTTGAAAATTTGGATGAAGTAAAGAAAGCTATCAAAAAAACAGGATTACCGGTTAGTACTGCGTGCGGTGGTTATGATGGTTGGATTGGTGACTTCATTGAAGAGCGCAGACTGAACGGTTTAGAAGAAATCAAAGCGATTCTAGAAGCTTTAGCAGAAGTTGGCGGGCAAGGGATTGTTGTTCCAGCGGCTTGGGGGATGTTCACTTATCGTCTTCCACCAATGGTTTCACCGCGAAGTCAAGCTGGTGATTTCAAAGCAGTAAGTGAATCATTAATTTATTTGGATAAAATCGCTGGAGAAACGGGCACGAAAGTATATCTTGAGCCGCTTAACAGATATCAAGATCATATGATTAATTTACTGAGTGATGCGCAGAAATACATTGATGAAAACCACCTTAAAAATGTAGAAATTATTGCTGACTTTTATCATATGAATATTGAAGAAGATAGCATTCCAGCAGCACTTGAAACGTATAAAAATTCCATTGGTCATATTCATGTTGCAGATAATCATCGCTATCAGCCGGGAAGTGGAAGCCTTGATTTTAAAACGAGTTTTGATCAACTTAAAAAGAACGGTTATGACGGATTTTTAACTTTTGAATGTCGTGTTCGCAGTGAAAATCCAGAACAAGCTTATAAAGATGCTTTAGAATATTTAAAAAGCTGTTTAATTTAA
- a CDS encoding zinc-dependent alcohol dehydrogenase, whose amino-acid sequence MKKLVATAPRVAELVEYNDREVLEDEVKIKVQFASPKHGTEVVDFRGISPFIDEEFSPEWNLFVSRETNSARGIVFGEFQLGNMVVGEVIECGNKVTEYELGDVVCSYGPIMETVIVKAVDNYKLRKLPKGANWKNAVCYDPAQFAMSGVRDAHVRAGDYVVVVGLGAIGQIAIQLAKKAGASVVIGVDPLSHRREIAEKHGADATFDPISTDVGLEVKRLTGKLGADSIIETSGNAAALQAALRGIAYGGTISYVAFAKPFPEGFNLGREAHFNNAKIVFSRAASEPNPDYPRWDRKRIEETCWELLMNGYLDCSDIIDPVVPFADSAESYMKYVDQQPDLSIKMGITL is encoded by the coding sequence ATGAAAAAATTAGTTGCAACAGCACCTCGTGTAGCAGAATTAGTAGAGTATAATGATCGTGAAGTTTTAGAAGATGAAGTAAAAATTAAAGTACAATTCGCTTCTCCAAAACATGGAACGGAAGTAGTCGATTTTAGAGGTATTAGTCCTTTTATTGATGAAGAATTTTCACCAGAATGGAATCTATTTGTTTCACGTGAAACAAATAGTGCGCGAGGTATTGTGTTTGGCGAGTTTCAGCTAGGGAACATGGTTGTTGGTGAAGTGATTGAGTGTGGGAATAAAGTGACTGAATATGAGCTTGGGGATGTTGTTTGTTCTTATGGACCCATTATGGAGACTGTCATTGTGAAAGCTGTCGATAATTATAAATTACGTAAATTGCCAAAAGGTGCTAATTGGAAAAATGCTGTTTGCTACGATCCGGCTCAATTTGCAATGAGTGGTGTGCGGGATGCTCATGTTCGAGCAGGTGACTACGTTGTTGTTGTTGGCCTTGGCGCGATTGGTCAAATTGCGATTCAATTAGCGAAAAAAGCCGGCGCAAGTGTTGTTATTGGGGTTGATCCACTTAGCCATCGCCGTGAGATTGCTGAAAAACATGGAGCAGATGCTACTTTTGATCCGATAAGTACAGATGTTGGTTTAGAAGTGAAACGTCTTACTGGTAAACTTGGTGCAGATTCTATCATTGAAACAAGTGGTAATGCGGCGGCGCTTCAAGCTGCACTACGCGGGATTGCTTATGGTGGAACAATTTCTTATGTAGCTTTCGCCAAGCCTTTCCCTGAAGGATTTAACCTTGGGCGAGAAGCTCATTTCAATAATGCGAAAATAGTCTTTTCACGTGCGGCTAGTGAGCCAAACCCTGATTATCCGCGCTGGGATCGCAAACGTATCGAGGAAACTTGTTGGGAACTACTGATGAATGGCTACTTAGATTGCTCGGATATCATTGATCCAGTTGTTCCATTCGCTGATTCGGCGGAGAGTTACATGAAATATGTCGACCAACAACCAGATTTAAGTATTAAAATGGGAATTACCCTTTAA